In a genomic window of Babylonia areolata isolate BAREFJ2019XMU chromosome 3, ASM4173473v1, whole genome shotgun sequence:
- the LOC143279809 gene encoding uncharacterized protein LOC143279809 isoform X2, producing the protein MSESTEISNTCASVSDARDSSQHSVPGAADFREGAITNSNSMGSGDPCLSSVEKAKDPDRRRSKSGRRRSGFSRGRVSLTQLSKEASAADSDRAGSELYKQIPVELPAAERLSLLSRLILRHTLEVLDKEFEDVPGFDNFKAEAVESVGATVDQMESDGSFQQACTTPSLAFNPVNLQMDNTISALTSCIKRLEKEDADWDDLVSGLETQAKDAEQQLSQLDMDHRDVPDDVKELCTSFLPQSTDLLDMEALCANTVRDVKTISLLMDDYSHSVELLNIVHKAAGKHMDSVTKTLDQANCCRSCDPKESIQQLLAN; encoded by the exons ATGAGTGAATCAACAGAGATCAGCAACACATGTGCATCAGTCAGTGATGCCAGAGATAGCAGCCAGCATTCTGTTCCTGGAGCTGCAGACTTCAGAGAAG GTGCCatcacaaacagcaacagcatggGGAGTGGAGACCCCTGCCTTTCCAGTGTTGAAAAAGCCAAGGATCCGGATCGTCGGAGGTCCAAGTCTGGCAGGCGACGGTCTGGGTTTTCGAGGGGACGTGTCTCTCTGACTCAGCTGAGCAAAGAGGCCTcagctgctgacagtgacagggcTG GCAGCGAGTTGTACAAACAGATCCCAGTGGAGCTGCCTGCTGCAGAGCGCCTCAGTCTCCTGTCCAGGCTGATACTGCGA caTACACTGGAGGTCCTCGACAAAGAGTTTGAAGATGTGCCTGGTTTTGACAACTTCAAAGCAGAAG CTGTGGAGAGTGTTGGAGCAACAGTTGATCAGATGGAAAGTGACGGGAGTTTTCAGCAGGCTTGCACTACCCCAAG cTTGGCTTTCAACCCTGTGAATCTGCAAATGGACAACACAATTAGTGCGCTGACATCATGTATCAAACG GTTGGAGAAAGAAGACGCAGACTGGGATGATCTGGTCAGTGGACTGGAGACACAGGCCAAGGATGCTGAACA GCAGCTGAGTCAGCTGGACATGGACCACAGGGATGTTCCGGACGACGTGAAGGAACTGTGCACCTCCTTCCTGCCCCAGTCGACAGACCTGCTGGACATGGAGGCCCTCTGTGCCAACACCGTCAGAGACGTCAAAACCATCTCTCTCCTG ATGGACGATTACAGTCACAGTGTGGAGCTGCTGAACATTGTGCACAAGGCTGCTGGGAAACACATGGACAGTGTGACCAAAACACTGG ATCAGGCCAACTGCTGCCGAAGTTGTGACCCAAAGGAGAGCATTCAGCAACTGCTGGCCAATTGA
- the LOC143279809 gene encoding uncharacterized protein LOC143279809 isoform X1, giving the protein MNDDISPGRGTAKRSNMSESTEISNTCASVSDARDSSQHSVPGAADFREGAITNSNSMGSGDPCLSSVEKAKDPDRRRSKSGRRRSGFSRGRVSLTQLSKEASAADSDRAGSELYKQIPVELPAAERLSLLSRLILRHTLEVLDKEFEDVPGFDNFKAEAVESVGATVDQMESDGSFQQACTTPSLAFNPVNLQMDNTISALTSCIKRLEKEDADWDDLVSGLETQAKDAEQQLSQLDMDHRDVPDDVKELCTSFLPQSTDLLDMEALCANTVRDVKTISLLMDDYSHSVELLNIVHKAAGKHMDSVTKTLDQANCCRSCDPKESIQQLLAN; this is encoded by the exons GGACGTGGTACAGCAAAGAGAAGCAACATGAGTGAATCAACAGAGATCAGCAACACATGTGCATCAGTCAGTGATGCCAGAGATAGCAGCCAGCATTCTGTTCCTGGAGCTGCAGACTTCAGAGAAG GTGCCatcacaaacagcaacagcatggGGAGTGGAGACCCCTGCCTTTCCAGTGTTGAAAAAGCCAAGGATCCGGATCGTCGGAGGTCCAAGTCTGGCAGGCGACGGTCTGGGTTTTCGAGGGGACGTGTCTCTCTGACTCAGCTGAGCAAAGAGGCCTcagctgctgacagtgacagggcTG GCAGCGAGTTGTACAAACAGATCCCAGTGGAGCTGCCTGCTGCAGAGCGCCTCAGTCTCCTGTCCAGGCTGATACTGCGA caTACACTGGAGGTCCTCGACAAAGAGTTTGAAGATGTGCCTGGTTTTGACAACTTCAAAGCAGAAG CTGTGGAGAGTGTTGGAGCAACAGTTGATCAGATGGAAAGTGACGGGAGTTTTCAGCAGGCTTGCACTACCCCAAG cTTGGCTTTCAACCCTGTGAATCTGCAAATGGACAACACAATTAGTGCGCTGACATCATGTATCAAACG GTTGGAGAAAGAAGACGCAGACTGGGATGATCTGGTCAGTGGACTGGAGACACAGGCCAAGGATGCTGAACA GCAGCTGAGTCAGCTGGACATGGACCACAGGGATGTTCCGGACGACGTGAAGGAACTGTGCACCTCCTTCCTGCCCCAGTCGACAGACCTGCTGGACATGGAGGCCCTCTGTGCCAACACCGTCAGAGACGTCAAAACCATCTCTCTCCTG ATGGACGATTACAGTCACAGTGTGGAGCTGCTGAACATTGTGCACAAGGCTGCTGGGAAACACATGGACAGTGTGACCAAAACACTGG ATCAGGCCAACTGCTGCCGAAGTTGTGACCCAAAGGAGAGCATTCAGCAACTGCTGGCCAATTGA